In the genome of Arachis stenosperma cultivar V10309 chromosome 2, arast.V10309.gnm1.PFL2, whole genome shotgun sequence, the window CATACGTGCATCAAATTAAGTAATACCACAAAtggttatttaaaaaaatagatatgaTTGAACAATTGTATAAAACGTTTTATTCTGTTATTATATGTGGTTCTAGACAAGTGCTTGTTTTAACTAACTAGTTatgcaaaaatctgatttaggagCAGAAAAATGTGATCTATTTGTGGGAGAATGGGTGGCAGATAAATCTGGTCCAATGTACACAAATGAGAGTTGCAATTTGATTGAGCATCATCAAAATTGCATGAAAAATGGAAGGCCTGATTCAGGGTACCTTTATTGGAGGTGGAATCCAAGAGGGTGTGAACTACCAAAGTTTAATCCAAGAAAGTTTCTTGATTTCATGAGAAATAAATCATTTGCTTTCATTGGTGATTCCATCTCACGCAACCATGTGCAATCCCTACTTTGCATTCTATCTCAGGTACTTTCACTTCCTTTAGTTTTCTTAACTCATTTAGTAATTATTAGGTTAAAGATCAAAATGATacttaaaaaaatgaatttggATACtctaaaatttagatttttattttagaggataaagtgagatctCTCACCATCGAATCTCTCTTatgttcttttttttatcttatctatGAAATAAATTGTGATAGATCTTTTTTTACCCTCTaaaagtgaaattcaaaatttagaaaattaaaatcctaaaaaaattatgtgattttttaggtgaaaattcaggtgcagtCAACTTCACGTAAAATTGATAGCCGAGAGccgttaaataatttgactgatctaactaaatttttatctaacgacTCTCAGTTATCAACTTTGTGTAAAATTAactgcacctgaattttcatcgatttttaaattagttcttGAAAGATACAACAGTAAATCAAGTTGGTTCTTATATTAATTAGATGATAAtgtgttataaaattatttacgTCAAATGTCATTATTTAATTGATGgaattaaaatctaatttacGACGGTCTCTTTCTGAAATCAATTTGAGACGTTTAATTTTTTgaaaggaaaagtctagggaCCAGCAATTTTATTGCATTTTGCCCAGTatgtaaccagcagagaaaggtgagccattggatgaaatctcgcACCAATCTCataccatcaaatcatcattgatggctagttgatggctacCAATCACAAATATTGCTGGCCTCCTAACATTGCTCTTTTTGAAAACCTAATTAATGCATGCGTGATCTTTTAGCAATTATTTTGACTACTAATTCTATTTTGGAACATAAAAGATATAGATTTAAGAAAAATATGGTTCATAACTCCATATTTTATCCTTAATTAAATTTATGtgagttaatatttttttaatcctATATCAACTCCCAAATACAACTTTAGTTCTCTTATTTAACTTTGCATCCTCTAATATATTTCTTATTGTGTATAATGTGTACCAAATTctctagaaaaaaaaatttgttatacACGTAAATATTTAacattttatatttagataaaTTCACAATAAAATAGGTAAATTCTAAGTCAGTTGACCAAAGATAATAAGGTCTTAATTTATTATAAGTATACTTTAACATGGAGTATTAAGTTAGTCTCAATGCAACAAACTCAGTTTTATTTATGATTAGTAGTTCCTAATGAGAATATTATTCATTTGGAGACACacaatcaattttgaaaaaatcaGTATAGGAATATATTCCTTGATTTCTCTCTGTATttaaacataaagaaaaatataaactaaagcCATGTGAATTTGTCTCAAATAATGTTTATATTAGTCACACATAAAATTAGTTGAACTTGAACAtatagtttagtagttagatcAAGATCTGGAGAATGGTCCAAATCAATGATAAAATAGTGGTTTTTCATAATGTGAATTATGAGCACTATGGTGTAACAGCTTGCACTATGTGACATTTTATGATAATCCTTGTCAATTTGTTAATGAAGCTGTTTTTGGATCACATGTTGTGGGAGACAGCTGGTGCTTATATTAAATGGTTGGTCCATGCTGCCTTCTAAAAAGTTCAAATAGATGTGTCTTTTATTAAGTAGGTTCATCcattagaaaaattttaaatgtttttggAATTCTGGTATTTCAGTCATTTTAATCAATGATTTTATATTAACTTACTTTTCATGAGTGGAACACTTGAAGTGCTTGTAATAATACACTTGAGAGTATCTTCCTTGATGTCACAATGAATCATACCATGTTAATGATTATTAATACTTTTTAGTTATTGTGGTTAAGCTTAGCTTCAATCACATGTTTTACCAATACaaattatcaatttttaagaattattttaaataatatagtTCTTGTAATTAAATCATGATACTCATATCCTTGTAAaaccaaaaatactaaaaataaccCCCTTATTTTATTCACATGATTCATAAATTATAACAGAATTAAAATCTCAGTTTAAACTATGTAGCAGACTCCAttacaataaaaagaaaatagaaagaagagatTAATAGTTAGTAGTTGTAAGATTACATCATTTCTTTTATGAATTGTCATGAATTGCCTTGTCCCTACAAATTATGTACCTACCAAGATCAAAACTCCAATGGTCTTATTCTTTTGTAGGTAGAACCAGCTGTTGAGATCTACCATGACAAAGAATACAGATCAAAGATATGGAAATTCCCATCTCACAACTTCACACTCTCAGTAATATGGACTCCTTTTCTCATCAAAGCAACAATTTTTGAGGACATGGATggagtttcctcttcagagacACAGCTTCATCTTGACACTCTTGACACCCTTTGGACTAAACAATATGAAACTTTTGATTTTGTGTTGATTGGTGGCGGGAAATGGTTCCTCAAGACCGCGATTTACCACGAAAACAATACAATTGTTGGATGTCATTACTGCCCTGGAAAGAACCTAACTGATTTCGGATTTGACTATGCATACAGAAAGGCGATCGGGCTAGTTTTAGACTTCTTTGTGAAATCAAGTCACAAGGCGACGATTTTCTTCAGAACGACGACTCCTGATCACTTTGAGAATGGCGAGTGGTTCAGTGGAGGGTATTGTAATAGAACAGTTCCTTTCAAGGAGGGTCAAATAGAAATGATTGATGTAGATTCCACCATGAGAGGTATTGAACTTGAAGAATTCGCGAAAGCAACATCGTTGGGATCGGATAAAGCTGCGAAATTGAAACTTCTGGACACAACTTTTCTATCATTGTTGAGACCAGATGGTCATCCTGGACCATACAGACAGTACCAACCCTTTGCCAAAGATAAGAATGCAAAAGTTCAAAATGATTGCTTACATTGGTGTTTGCCAGGACCAATTGATTCTTGGAATGACATAATAATGGAAATGTTAGTGAATCCTTAATCTATGATCAGGTACAATTACAAATTCTTTTCATACATGAGAGTTTTATCTCAGAAGTTCATATAGTTTAAACCATACACAATTAGGAAGAGCTTCATATATTGTACATTGAACTGTAAAGTGAAATCAAAGTTTGCAATGCACAAATGAGGTTTGGActtgatttattttgtatggaaCCTTGGTTTAAACATTCACACTTAGTGTCATTGTCAAATCTTCATCAATAGAAATGTTTATGTACTTAATTTTGATATGGCAGAATTCCTCCTTAATAAGAGGAAACTTTTCCTCATTAATTTTGTTCTTGAATCTAATTCATAGCAAGTGCAAAACACAAATTTTAATCCAAATGAAAAAATTGAGTGACTTGCTTTATATCATAAATAGACTCACATTCTCACCAAATGGGAAAATTGTGCATTACCTTGGTGTCTGATGCAAAATGAATACACATATTGTCACTCAAGATAAGAAAAATTGGGGTAGTAATTCAAAAGGGAAAAAGATATCCTAAATCGAAACATTAATCATTGTTGAATTTGTAAATTCTGATATGTGTGAACCCCTACTACCTTGATTCAAAGGTGATTAAACTCTCACTTTTTCGCTTTATCAATTCATTTCAAAGTAAATTGACAAGGATAAATAAAAAGAGCACGGTTGATTAATGGATTAACCACCACAATGCAGAATGACACTTTGACAATATACATGGATGAAAGAAAAAATCTTTGAAATATGAACCAATTTTCTAGAACTTGTGATTTTGATCTAGATATGGTCAACACTTCACTCAAAATCTCAGTATTTATTAACTAAAGGGAGCACCATAATGTTTTGAAACAGCATACAAAGCTCAAGAAACAAACTTCAGTTCACATCCATTAATGGAAATTTCTGTGGCATCTTTTTCTCCTACTTGGATGCAGATTGATTTTCATACTTCTTCTGATCTGGTTTGATGAATGGATCCTGAAAAGTTACAATAAACAAAGTCAATAGCAGTCACCCCATTAACAGttaaatgtttttaaaaaaaaagtaggcATGGGAAACATAACTAAAAACTAAGTCTAAAACACTAGGAATTTAGAATAACCAATCAAAAATTAGATATTCATAAATGTTTTATACATAAAACTCCGCAAACTTGGTAGGTTGATCCATGCAAGTTAGCCCACCTATTAGGACATGACTTGACTCGACCGTTGTTACAACCGTGAATAGAACAGCCAGCCAATTGTATGGCAAAACATAAATATGTTTGAGTGGAATTGATTCTACCCAAGTAACAATGTAACATTATGTTTGAATTTTACAAGTTAAAAAATTGATCTACCTTCTAAATTGATTATGAAAGAAGTAAATTCCTTTTACTTTCCATCAAAAATCACTTTCGAACTACAAAAACTTACATCACTTGCTGCAAAATTAATCCGGGCAGAACTAATCCTACTTAGAATCAATTCTACAGAAGTAGAACCAAACATGTGGGTAGCTTAAATGGTTTAACACTTGCTTTTGCTCGAAAAAACCAGCAGATTTAGAGTTTTATCCTTATAGTGAGCTAACCCAACTTGTCCATGTTAGGTATGTAACTTTTTCGCTATGTCAGACTATAATAGATTGTGGATATTGGTGGTTAAgagttaaaagaaaaaaagatgctCATGATATAAATGCTATGTTTGAACTTTGAACAAAGTTTCTATTGTATTCTTAAAATCCCAatatgtttttcattttgtgaaGCAACTTATCTGAATTAACTGATAATACAACTATTGCATAAATTATAAATGATCTTCCAATAAGTTCTTAACCAAACAATATGAAACAGATTCTTCATCTCAGATTCGATCATCATTATCAACATATATTCTTCAATTTTCACTATAGGAATCCCTAATCTTCAGGTAAAAAAATGATTACTTCCCAAAATCCACAAGACAAACGTGAACAACACAAAATCAAATCGTAAGAACCAAAATTTCAGTTCAATTCACAAAACCATACAAGATCACAATTAACATTGATCATAGTTAAGAGTAGATTGCACAATAGAAGCTAGCCCTAATTACACAAACAAAATCTCAGAAACTGCCACGAACGAAaccaaaaaattgaaaatatttctATGAACCGAAATCATGATTCAGCTTCGGATTCCATAGAAACAAATCAAAATCGATCCTTTCGAATAAGGAAATCTAAAACGAccgaaaatcacaaaataaaaaaaaagagggaatTAATAAAAAGGAGAGGATTTTACATTTTTGACAAGGATGAAGTTGGCGACGGCGACGGTGGCGACTATACCGCCAAAGAGGGTGGCAGGACCGGTAAGGAGACTCCATGTTCGGTGaatcattttcttcttcttcttctttgtttagctCTGTTTCTAGCAGTGTCAAGTTCCTTCTTTTTACATGGTGAAAGGTGAAATTACCAAAATAATCCCTACCTCAAATTGGAAGGGGTTTTTAGGCCCAAcaatactattatttttttcttttttgtatagCCCATTTTAACATATTTTAAAGGTCCAAAAACCTTTGGGAGATTTATTTTAGAGGAAGATTAGCAATGGGTtcaacaaacaaagaaaatggtTTCTCGTTTGATTTTTGTccatcttatttttttaaatagataatgtttttttcttctgtgtagtaataatatatataatgttgatgaataaatgaccatttgtacccatgaaagatgaaaacgctgacatttgtacccatgaaagcTCGAAACTAATCTTGTACCCATGATAGATGCTGTCCGTGTGACAAAAGTGCCCTGGCTTGGATCTGAGCTTGGTTCGTGGGTTTCCGAACCTACGTGGCACTCCTAACCTCTTCCCCCCCAATCTGAGCCAACCATtcaccatcatcatcttcatcttcatcttcttcaccaTCACCATTACCATAACCTCCATAACCTCCATCACCATCACCTCAGCACCGTCACAGCCACCTCCCTTCACCACAACCTCCGGCGACAACGACTTTAAATCGAATCAGCAGCAGTAGCGGCATTAGCCGCACCAACAGCTTCCCGCAACAACAATGCCATCGAACAACTTACAAAGGTATTGACATAACCCTAATGCAATAATGTCTCAAAATTCTCAATCAACCGTGAAAATAGAACGGTAACAATGAGGGTTTTGGAATAAGGATAACTTACTAAAACTTGAAAAGAACAGAGGAATGAAGCGGCAGTAATATTAGCTTCGTTTAAGCACAAACAACCCCACGGCCACCACCACAGCAGCAGCGATTTCAGCACACAAGAGAGGAATCAGAAACAGAGACAAGGCTGAGCAACAAACGGAGACAGTGGTTTCGGCGACAGCGGCGGCGACTCCCGCTAGTGACGACAACGAGCTCCCGTGATGATGACGGCGACTGGGTGTGGCAGTGGTGACAGGATCGgctttccctctctctctcatcttcgtGCACTTTCTCTCCCTTTTCGAAGCTCGACAGTGACGCATAGTGAGGCGCGATGACGGCCCTAGCTCGATGGTGGATGGACAGTGGCGGAGCACGATGGCTCCTCTTCCCCCTTGCGGCGTCTCTGGCTCGCGACGGTGGTGGTGCGCGACGGTGGCTGGTGACGGCGCGATACCCCCTCTCTCGGATCTCTTCTCGTGCTCTCTCCTCACTCTCTGAATCTCTCGTTTCTCTGCTctcttcctccttgctctctTATTTCCTCTGTTAGTGTTAGTGTGTATGTCATGTGTTTTTGTCGCCGGAGGTTGTGGTGAAGGGAGGTGGCTGTAGCGGTGCTGAGGTGATGGTGATGGAGGttatggtgatggtgatggtgatggtgaagaagatgaagatgaagatggtGAATGGTTGGCTCAGAATGGGAGGGAGGAGGTTGGGAGTGCCACGTAGGTTTGGAAACCCACGAACCAAGCTCAGATCCAAGCCAGGACACTTTTGTCACACGGACAGCATGTATCATGGGTACAAGATTAGTTTCGAGCTTTTATGGGTACAAATGTCAGCGTTTTCATCtctcatgggtacaaatggtcatTTATTCTAATGTTGATAAAATAGAGTGAGTAACTCGTCTGGTGAAACAAGtatccaaaaattaaatttcGTTTTGTATATGTCACAAATCATTGACTAATGACAGacctttaaataaaatttaaattcgcCATAAATTAATCTTTGTTCTGTCAGTTTGGGgattttgtgatttattttttgaatagaGAAGCTCTTAATAAGTAGCTTTTATTGTTTTAGGTGTGTTAGAATTTAATTTCTATATATGCATAAAACTATTTAGACTATCAAtactcaaaattaaactctttatttgagagttaaaattttagaacaaaaaaatatataagaggGTGTCTTTGTGCAAAATTTTACATTATAATTTTTCCCCTTTTATAATTCTGATTTGCAAATAAATATTTACTAAAATTACAAacatcttttttaataaaattacaaacttcaacaatgaagaagaaaggcGCCATTCCAAAATTCATCCACACaacaaaaaatgataataaaaaatagaaaggaaTTCATTGGGAGGAATCAACCCTCGAAAAAGTTTAAATGCtgatttaaaataaattcattCGTAGCTCAATGTTCAAGAGACTTAATACCTTTTTAATAGGTATCTCTACATATTAAATCCGAATTAGTTGAATTTTTAGTAATAGGAGAGATAAATAAATGGATTTcacaaaacaataaaattaagGTAAAACTCAAATGCAAAACGAACAAAGTATTGGATGTGTTtgacaaaaaaagaaaagatttggtGAACTCAAGTTCATGAATTGAAAAGCTGCCTTTAGCGTCTAGCCATCTAAGAGGAATTAAGaaagacaaaagaaaataaatttgagtTGGTTGAGTGGTCAGTTTACTCATCCGTTTAAATAAATGCCGAAGATTTAAATTGTGCTTGAGCATGTAGCAACTTATTGGCTAGCAAGTAGCGAAAAACTCTAAAATGAAACTTGGATCTACGACGGATTAATCTTTAATCTCTTGAATTGACTGTGtgcaataaaaaaaaaacacacgcCGTGCACGTGCAAAATAATTGTTGCAATAAGTAAGGAAATGGAAAATGATATCAAAtctgagagaaaaaaaaaacaatattgACTTCTCATGGAATACTATGTAAACTAAATTAACTATAATCACATGTAATTATTaggatgtatatataatatagag includes:
- the LOC130960894 gene encoding protein trichome birefringence-like 25 isoform X1; the protein is MVKKIMRSDPKQFSTMQRQSNVCVKIAVSFLCLGLAFRLLLSDSFSFSSSSSSMVMEETPPPMAEEKTEKKTDSPVFHLPLEASSDSVDFPSNNNQSQSSQNGAEKCDLFVGEWVADKSGPMYTNESCNLIEHHQNCMKNGRPDSGYLYWRWNPRGCELPKFNPRKFLDFMRNKSFAFIGDSISRNHVQSLLCILSQVEPAVEIYHDKEYRSKIWKFPSHNFTLSVIWTPFLIKATIFEDMDGVSSSETQLHLDTLDTLWTKQYETFDFVLIGGGKWFLKTAIYHENNTIVGCHYCPGKNLTDFGFDYAYRKAIGLVLDFFVKSSHKATIFFRTTTPDHFENGEWFSGGYCNRTVPFKEGQIEMIDVDSTMRGIELEEFAKATSLGSDKAAKLKLLDTTFLSLLRPDGHPGPYRQYQPFAKDKNAKVQNDCLHWCLPGPIDSWNDIIMEMLVNP
- the LOC130960894 gene encoding protein trichome birefringence-like 25 isoform X2 gives rise to the protein MVKKIMRSDPKQFSTMQRQSNVCVKIAVSFLCLGLAFRLLLSDSFSFSSSSSSMVMEETPPPMAEEKTEKKTDSPVFHLPLEASSDSVDFPSNNNQSQSSQNEKCDLFVGEWVADKSGPMYTNESCNLIEHHQNCMKNGRPDSGYLYWRWNPRGCELPKFNPRKFLDFMRNKSFAFIGDSISRNHVQSLLCILSQVEPAVEIYHDKEYRSKIWKFPSHNFTLSVIWTPFLIKATIFEDMDGVSSSETQLHLDTLDTLWTKQYETFDFVLIGGGKWFLKTAIYHENNTIVGCHYCPGKNLTDFGFDYAYRKAIGLVLDFFVKSSHKATIFFRTTTPDHFENGEWFSGGYCNRTVPFKEGQIEMIDVDSTMRGIELEEFAKATSLGSDKAAKLKLLDTTFLSLLRPDGHPGPYRQYQPFAKDKNAKVQNDCLHWCLPGPIDSWNDIIMEMLVNP